One Sphaerisporangium krabiense DNA segment encodes these proteins:
- a CDS encoding 1-phosphofructokinase family hexose kinase produces MTLNAALDVTYMVDGVDWDGVNRVRAVHRRAGGKGVNVARVLRTLGEDVVVAGLGGGLTGAAIETDLSAAGLPSALTRIAAESRTTVTITTSPQPPRPEPVPPSPTPGEVHGSRETPDPTARTALPSEPGRTALFNEPGPEVTPEELGRFMATFQDLAARADAVVLSGSLPRGVPLDLYATLAGHARDLGVPVIVDCDGAPLRLAPAGRPSILKPNAGELAHALSPGAPATGDGVAEALAGAEALRRAGGEAVVVSMGRDGLVAVTGEGTWRARMPYAVPGNPTGAGDALVAGLARGLVRGTPWPERLRTAAALGAASAATPVAGEVDLRVYRAVRDEIGVEPCPS; encoded by the coding sequence GTGACCTTGAACGCGGCGCTGGACGTGACGTACATGGTGGACGGCGTGGACTGGGACGGGGTCAACCGGGTTCGCGCCGTGCACCGACGGGCCGGGGGCAAGGGAGTCAACGTCGCCCGCGTTCTGCGGACGCTCGGGGAGGACGTCGTCGTCGCGGGCCTCGGCGGGGGGCTCACGGGCGCGGCCATCGAGACCGACCTGTCCGCCGCCGGCCTCCCCAGTGCCCTGACCCGCATAGCCGCCGAATCCCGCACCACCGTCACCATCACCACCTCCCCTCAGCCACCCCGTCCCGAGCCCGTACCACCCTCACCCACCCCGGGAGAGGTACACGGATCGCGCGAAACCCCTGATCCCACGGCACGAACGGCACTGCCCAGCGAACCCGGGCGAACGGCCCTCTTCAACGAGCCCGGACCGGAGGTGACTCCTGAGGAGCTTGGCCGGTTTATGGCCACTTTTCAGGATCTGGCGGCGCGGGCGGACGCCGTCGTCCTCTCCGGAAGCCTGCCGCGCGGCGTCCCTCTCGACCTCTACGCCACGCTCGCCGGGCACGCCCGCGACCTCGGCGTCCCGGTGATCGTGGACTGCGACGGCGCCCCGCTGCGGCTCGCCCCCGCGGGACGCCCCTCGATCCTCAAGCCCAACGCCGGAGAACTCGCCCACGCCCTCTCCCCCGGCGCCCCTGCGACCGGCGACGGCGTCGCCGAGGCGCTCGCGGGAGCCGAGGCCCTGCGCAGGGCCGGCGGCGAGGCCGTGGTCGTGTCGATGGGGCGGGACGGCCTCGTCGCCGTCACCGGCGAGGGCACCTGGCGGGCCCGCATGCCCTACGCGGTGCCGGGCAACCCGACCGGCGCGGGAGACGCCCTGGTCGCCGGGCTCGCCCGCGGCCTCGTCAGAGGAACGCCCTGGCCGGAGCGGCTGCGTACGGCCGCCGCGCTCGGCGCCGCCTCCGCGGCGACCCCCGTCGCCGGCGAGGTCGACCTGCGGGTCTACCGGGCGGTTCGCGATGAGATCGGAGTGGAACCATGCCCCTCGTGA
- a CDS encoding GuaB3 family IMP dehydrogenase-related protein codes for MTQVEIGRGKSGRRGYALDEIGIVPSRRTRDPEEVSISWQIDAYRFELPVVVSPMDSVVSPRTAIEIGRLGGLAVLDLEGLWTRYEDPASLLSEVAEMRGEAATKRLQEIYSAPISDELIGRRIEEVRSAGVTTAARLSPQRTAQHHKAVIDAGVDIFVIRGTTVSAEHVSGRAEPLNLKQFIYELDVPVIVGGCATYTAALHLMRTGAAGVLVGFGGGSGHTTRTVLGVAVPMATAIGDVAAARRDYLDESGGRYVHVIADGGMTSSGDIAKAIACGSDAVMVGSPLARAAEAPGRGHHWGSEAHHGELPRGARVEVGTIGTMAEILHGPSTVADGSMNLMGALRRTMATAGYSDLKEFQRVEVVVAPQLH; via the coding sequence GCGCCGGGGCTACGCGCTGGACGAGATCGGCATCGTGCCCTCACGGCGCACGCGCGACCCCGAAGAGGTCTCGATCTCCTGGCAGATCGACGCCTACCGCTTCGAGCTGCCGGTCGTGGTGAGCCCGATGGACAGCGTCGTGTCGCCGAGGACCGCGATCGAGATCGGACGGCTCGGCGGCCTCGCCGTGCTCGACCTCGAAGGTCTCTGGACCCGCTACGAGGACCCCGCGTCGCTGCTGTCCGAGGTCGCCGAGATGCGCGGCGAGGCCGCGACCAAGCGCCTGCAGGAGATCTACTCCGCGCCGATCAGCGACGAGCTCATCGGGCGCCGCATCGAGGAGGTCAGGTCCGCCGGCGTGACCACCGCGGCCCGCCTGTCGCCGCAGCGCACCGCGCAGCACCACAAGGCCGTGATCGACGCCGGCGTCGACATCTTCGTCATCCGCGGCACCACGGTCTCGGCCGAGCACGTCTCCGGCCGTGCCGAGCCGCTGAACCTCAAGCAGTTCATCTACGAGCTCGACGTGCCCGTGATCGTCGGCGGCTGCGCCACCTACACCGCCGCCCTCCACCTGATGCGCACGGGTGCCGCCGGCGTCCTCGTGGGCTTCGGCGGCGGCTCCGGGCACACCACCCGCACCGTGCTCGGCGTGGCCGTCCCGATGGCGACCGCGATCGGCGACGTCGCCGCCGCCCGCCGCGACTACCTCGACGAGTCCGGCGGCCGGTACGTCCACGTCATCGCCGACGGCGGCATGACCAGCTCCGGCGACATCGCCAAGGCCATCGCCTGCGGCTCCGACGCCGTCATGGTCGGCTCGCCGCTCGCCCGGGCGGCCGAGGCCCCGGGGCGCGGACACCACTGGGGTTCGGAGGCCCACCACGGCGAGCTGCCGCGCGGCGCGCGGGTGGAGGTCGGCACCATCGGCACGATGGCGGAGATCCTCCACGGCCCGTCCACCGTCGCGGACGGTTCGATGAACCTCATGGGCGCCCTGCGCCGCACCATGGCCACCGCGGGCTACTCCGACCTGAAGGAGTTCCAGCGCGTCGAGGTCGTGGTCGCCCCCCAACTCCACTGA
- a CDS encoding class II fructose-bisphosphate aldolase gives MPLVRTGDIVAAAPAGVGAFNVIQLEHAEAIVAGAEAAGAPVVLQISENCVRYHGALRPIVLACLAVAESSATPVAVHLDHATDQALVEEAVRLGVGSVMYDASALPDAANVAATAEVAAWCHRRGAWVEAELGEIGGKDGVHAPGARTDPGEAVSYVAATGVDALAVAVGTSHAMTSKDAVLDLALIAELHRAVPVPLVLHGSSGVPDASLREAVRHGMKKINIATHLNRAFTGAIRDHLAADTTVVDSRKYLSPARTAVTQEVTHLLTILTT, from the coding sequence ATGCCCCTCGTGAGGACCGGAGACATCGTGGCCGCGGCGCCCGCGGGCGTCGGCGCCTTCAACGTGATCCAGTTGGAGCACGCCGAGGCGATCGTCGCCGGCGCGGAGGCGGCGGGCGCGCCCGTGGTGCTGCAGATCAGCGAGAACTGCGTCCGCTACCACGGAGCGCTCCGGCCGATCGTTCTCGCCTGCCTGGCCGTCGCGGAGTCCTCGGCCACGCCGGTCGCCGTCCACCTCGACCACGCGACCGACCAGGCGCTGGTCGAGGAGGCCGTACGGCTGGGCGTCGGCTCGGTGATGTACGACGCCTCCGCCCTGCCGGACGCGGCGAACGTGGCCGCGACGGCGGAGGTGGCGGCCTGGTGCCACCGGCGCGGCGCGTGGGTCGAGGCAGAGCTGGGCGAGATCGGCGGCAAGGACGGCGTACACGCGCCGGGCGCGCGCACCGACCCGGGGGAGGCCGTGTCCTACGTGGCCGCGACCGGGGTGGACGCGCTCGCGGTGGCGGTCGGCACCTCGCACGCCATGACGTCCAAGGACGCCGTGCTCGACCTGGCGCTGATCGCCGAGCTGCACCGGGCCGTGCCGGTCCCGCTCGTGCTGCACGGCTCGTCGGGCGTTCCCGACGCGTCGCTGCGCGAGGCCGTGCGGCACGGCATGAAGAAGATCAACATCGCGACCCACCTGAACCGCGCCTTCACCGGCGCTATCCGCGACCACCTGGCCGCCGATACCACGGTGGTCGACTCCCGCAAATACCTCTCCCCCGCCAGAACGGCCGTGACCCAAGAGGTCACCCACCTCCTGACCATCCTCACCACCTGA
- the nagA gene encoding N-acetylglucosamine-6-phosphate deacetylase: MSITLADARVVTPGGVHEGWITIEDGRFTHIGHGTAPRDGLGLGGRYVVPGFVDIHTHGGAGGSFPSGDPEEARRVVAFHARHGTTTIMASLVTAALPDLARATSALADLCDDGLLAGIHFEGPYIARSRCGAHDPGLLRDPSTAELSELFKAGRGHVRMLTVAAELPGGIDAVRAAVSEGVIAALGHSDATYEQALEAIDAGCTVATHLYNAMRPLHHRDPGPIAALLQDERITVELVNDGVHLHPAMVRLAHTAAGTSRTALITDAMGAAGMGDGVYRLGSMDVEVSGGAARLVQGGAIAGSTLTMDVALRRAVEQVGLTLPEASIMASLTPARVLGLDDRVGSITVGKNADLVVLNEDLTIHSVMHQGAWIPTS, translated from the coding sequence ATGAGCATCACACTCGCCGACGCCCGCGTCGTCACTCCCGGCGGCGTGCACGAGGGCTGGATCACCATCGAGGACGGCCGCTTCACCCACATCGGGCACGGGACGGCCCCCAGGGACGGTCTCGGCCTGGGCGGACGGTACGTCGTGCCGGGGTTCGTCGACATCCACACCCACGGCGGGGCGGGGGGCTCCTTCCCCTCCGGGGACCCCGAGGAGGCGCGGCGCGTCGTCGCCTTCCACGCCCGGCACGGCACCACGACGATCATGGCCAGCCTCGTCACCGCCGCGCTCCCCGACCTCGCCCGCGCCACCTCCGCGCTCGCCGACCTGTGCGACGACGGCCTGCTGGCCGGCATCCACTTCGAGGGGCCGTACATCGCCAGGTCCCGCTGCGGCGCGCACGACCCCGGGCTGCTGCGCGACCCCTCCACGGCGGAGCTGTCCGAGCTGTTCAAGGCGGGGCGCGGCCACGTGCGCATGCTCACCGTCGCCGCCGAGCTGCCCGGCGGCATCGACGCGGTGCGCGCGGCGGTCTCCGAAGGGGTGATCGCCGCCCTCGGGCACAGCGACGCCACCTACGAGCAGGCCCTGGAGGCCATCGACGCGGGCTGCACGGTCGCCACGCACCTGTACAACGCGATGCGGCCGCTGCACCACCGCGACCCCGGGCCCATCGCCGCGCTCCTGCAGGACGAGCGGATCACGGTCGAGCTCGTCAACGACGGCGTGCACCTCCACCCGGCGATGGTCCGGCTGGCGCACACGGCCGCCGGGACGAGCCGCACGGCGCTCATCACCGACGCCATGGGCGCGGCCGGCATGGGCGACGGCGTCTACCGCCTCGGCTCCATGGACGTCGAGGTCTCCGGCGGCGCGGCGCGCCTGGTCCAGGGCGGCGCCATCGCGGGCAGCACGCTCACCATGGACGTCGCCTTGCGCCGCGCGGTCGAGCAGGTCGGCCTGACCCTCCCCGAGGCCTCGATCATGGCCTCGCTCACCCCCGCCCGCGTCCTCGGCCTGGACGACCGCGTCGGCTCCATCACGGTCGGCAAGAACGCCGACCTGGTCGTCCTCAACGAGGACCTGACGATCCACTCCGTGATGCACCAGGGCGCCTGGATACCCACGTCATGA